The window ATCACCCGTTCGGTGCCCTCGAAGGCATGTTACTGGTCGATCTGTTAAGCCAGCGGCGTGCGGATATCAAGATTATGGCCAATGGCCTGCTAAACCGGATCCCGGAGCTGGCACCGGTGTTTCTGGGTGTGAATCCTTATGGACACAAAGCGGCAACGCGACAGAATGTCACGGCGATGCGCGAAGCTAGCCGCTGGTTGAAACAGGGTGGTTTGCTGGTCATGTTTCCGGCCGGCGATGTAGCGTCACGACGTTGGGCAAATCTGTCGATCAGCGAAGGGCCCTGGGATGCGTCGGTGGCGCGTCTCGCCCGTCTGTGTGATGCCAGTGTGGTTCCAATCCAGTTCGCCGGACACAACAGTCACCTGTTTTGCCTGGCCGGGCTATTACCCCCGATATGCAAGACGCTGTTACTGCCACGCGAACTGCTTAATAAATCACACGGCACGGTAAGTTTACGCATCGGCAAGCCGTTCGATAAAAAAAGGCTGGTCGGATTCGAGAGGATGCCGGATCTGGCGGGGTATTTGCGTATGCGAACCTGTCTTTTGTCGCAAAGTGAAGGCGGAATTAACAGTGATCGGTCAATATTGGGGGATGATGCGCTGGCATCGATTCTGCCGCCGATGGATGCTGTGCAGCTTGAAAAGGAATTGAGCACGCTGCCACAAGAGCAGCGGCTGGATACCTCGGGTGAGTTACAGGTCTGGTATGCCAGGGCCGCGCAAATCCCCCTGTTATTACAGGAGATTGGTCGTCAGCGCGAGATCAGCTTCAGATCGGTGGGAGAGGGCACCGGCAAGAGTAGTGATATCGATCTGTATGACCGTTTTTATCTGCATTTGTTTGTCTGGGACAGCCGGCAGAAGCAGGTGGTCGGGGGCTATCGACTGGGGCTGGTTGATGAGATTTTGCGCAATTACGGGCGTCGTGGTTTGTATAGTCATTCACTGTTTCGCTACAGTCGCCATTTCCTGCAACAGATCAGTCCGGCTATGGAGCTGGGGCGTTCCTTCGTGCGACCCGAATACCAGCGCAATTTTTCACCATTGATGTTGTTATGGAAAGGGATAGGCCATTATGTGGCGAAAAATCCGCGGTATGCCAATCTGTTCGGCCCCGTCAGCATCAGTAATGATTACAGCGGAATGTCCCAGCGCCTGTTGATCCGGTTTTTGAAACAGAACCTGTTCGACGGGACACTGGGTCGACACGTGAAACCGCGTTATCCCTATCGAACCGCCTGGAAAGACGGCTGGAATACGATGTTGCGCGAAGATATCAGCGTGGATGAACTATCGACATTGATCGCCGAGATCGAGGAGGATGACAAGGGCGTACCGGTGCTGATTCGACAATATCTGAAGCTGGGGGGCGGTTGCTGGGCTTCAATGTGGATCCCCGGTTCCAGTACTGTGTCGATGGCCTGATTCGGGTGGACCTGCGCCAGGCCGATCCCAGGCTGTTGAAAAAATACCTGGGTGCGGAGGGAGCCGCCACGTTTCTGGCCTATCATGATGCGGATCAACAACAGGCGGGTTGAATAGCGTCTCCCGGGCATGCTTCGATCAGATGGAAGCCGTAGTGAGTGCGCCTCCGGGGGACCTGATACCCGGGTAATCGTATAAAGAAATAGACGCTGGTCCACAGGCGATCTATCTTTAACGGTGTCAGTCAGCCTTGAAGGGATCCCCTGTATCATGTCCGAACCCCGTACTTTGACTATCGACGGTAATCAGGCCGCCGCCACCGTCGCACACAAGCTCAATGAAGTCGTCGCCATTTATCCCATTACGCCGGCCTCGCCGATGGGCGAATGGGCGGACGAGTGGTCGTCGCGCGGCCAGGTCAATCTGTGGGGCACAGTACCCCATATCGTTGAGATGCAAAGTGAAGGCGGCGCCGCCGGCGCGATTCACGGCGCGTTGCAGGCCGGTGCCCTGACCACGACGTTCACCGCCTCGCAAGGGCTGTTGTTGATGATCCCCAACATGTACAAGATCGCCGGGGAGCTGACCCCGACGGTCTTTCATGTGGCCGCCCGTTCGCTGGCCTGTCAGGCCCTGTCGATCTTCGGCGATCACAGTGATGTGATGAGCGCGCGCATGACCGGTTTCGGCTTTCTGTGCGCCAACTCACCCCAGGAGGTCATGGATATGGCCCTGATCGCCCAGGCGGCCAGCCTGGAGGGACAGGTGCCGATGGTGCACTTCTTCGACGGTTTTCGCACCTCGCACGAGGTGGCCAAGCTGCAGGGCCTCGACGATGAGGTGCTGGCGGCGATGATCCGCCCCGAATGGGTGCAGCGACACCGCAATAATGCCCTCTCGCCCGAACACCCCGTGTTGCGCGGCAGCTCGCAGAACCCGGACGTCTATTTTCAGGCGCGGGAAACCGTCAACCCCTTTTATGAAAAACTGCCCGGTATTGTGCAGCAGGCGATGGACCGCTTTGCCGAACAGACCGGTCGCCAGTATCGGCTGTTCGATTATGTCGGCAGCGAGGAGGCCGAGCGGGTCATGATCCTGATGGGCTCGGGCGCCGAGGCGGCCCAGGAAACGGTGGCGTATCTCAATCATCAGGGTGAAAAAGTCGGATTGCTCAAGGTCCGGCTCTATCGGCCTTTTGAGGCCGACGCCCTGATTCACGCGCTGCCGACAAGTGTTAAAAAAATCGCGGTGCTGGATCGCACCAAGGAACCGGGTGCCGACGGTGAGCCCCTGTACAAGGATGTGGTCACGGCGCTGGCCCAGCATTACTGCAGCGGCGAATGCCGGTTTGACGGAATGCCGACCGTGATTGGCGGCCGTTACGGGCTTTCTTCCAAGGAGTTCACGCCGGGGATGATCAAGGCGGTGTTCGACGAGCTGCGCGGGGATAAACCGAAAAATCACTTTACCATCGGAATTCACGACGATGTCACGCATACCAGCCTGGAATGGGATCCGGCTTTTCGTACCGACGCCCATGCACAGACATTCCAGGCCATGTTCTACGGACTGGGCAGCGACGGGACGGTCAGTGCCAACAAGAACAGCATCAAGATCATCGGTGAATCGACCGACCTGTATGCCCAGGGCTATTTCGTCTATGACTCGAAAAAAGCCGGGGCGGTTACGGTATCGCATCTGCGTTTTGGTTCTCAGCCGATCCGCTCCACCTATCTGATCGGTGACAACGACGCCGATTTTGTTGCCTGCCATCAGCCGGTATTTCTCGAGCGTTTCAACATGCTCGACAAGGCAAAGCAAAACGCCGTGTTTCTGCTCAACTCGCCGGAGCCGGCTGACCGGGTATGGCAAAGCCTGCCACGTAAAATGCAGCAACAGATCATCGACAAACAGGTTCGTTTTTATACCGTCGACGCCTATGCCATTGCCGAGCAGGCGGGGATGGGCAAGCGTATCAATACCGTCATGCAGACCTGTTTTTTCGCCATCTCCGGTATCCTGCCGCAGGAACAAGCTATCAAATCGATCAAGGATGCGGTGGAAAAGACCTATGGCAAAAAAGGCCGGCGGATTGTCGAGATTAATTTCAAGGCGATTGATGAAACGCTGGCGCGCCTGCATGAGGTGACTATTCCCGGCCAGGTGGATAGCGAGTTCGATGTCGCGCGGCCGGTACCGGCGAAGGCGCCCGACTTCGTGCAACAGGTGACCGGCGAGATTATTGCCGGCCATGGTGATGATGTGCCGGTCAGCCGGTTACCGGCCAATGGCAGTTATCCGCTGGGGACCGCGCGGTATGAAAAGCGCAACCTGGCGCTGGAGATCCCGGTTTGGGAGCCTGAGCTGTGTACCCAGTGCGGTAAGTGTCCGCTGGTCTGTCCGCATGCGGCGATCCGCAGCAAGATATTCAGTGAGACAGAACTGAAAAGCGCACCGTCAGATTTCAAGGCCCATTCGATGCTGGGCAAGGACTTTCCCGCAGGCATGATGATCAGCTATCAGGTGGCACCGGAGGATTGTACCGGTTGCGGCCTGTGCGTGGATATCTGTCCGATTCACGACAAATCCAACGCCAGTCGCAAGGCGCTGAACATGGCGCCGCAACCGCCGTTGCGTGAGCAGGAACGGGAGAACTTTGATTTCTTTCTGGAACTTCCGGAATATGATCGGCGCGAGCTGAAGGTGACCACGCTCAAGGGCTCCATGGTGATGGAGCCGCTGTTCGAGTTTTCCAGTGCCTGTGTCGGTTGCGGCGAGACGCCGTACCTGAAACTGGCCAGCCAGCTGTTTGGCGATCGCATGCTGGTGGCCAATGCCACCGGCTGCTCCTCCATCTACGGCGGCAACCTGCCCACCACACCGTGGTCCACCAACCGGGAAGGGCGCGGCCCGGCCTGGAACAACTCGCTGTTCGAGGACAACGCCGAATTTGGCCTGGGGATGCGCATTGCGGTCGACAAGCAGCGCGAGCAGGCGCGCGAATTGATTCAGGCATTGCGCGATCAGCTGGATAACGAACTGGTCGAGGCGATTTTAAACGCCGATCAGTCAAGCGAATCCGGCATTCATGATCAACGCCAGCGGGTCGCACAGTTGCGCGAGCAACTGGCAAAACTCAAGGATGCGCGGGCGCAGACCCTGCAGGAGCTTGCCGAAAATCTGATACGCAAGAGTGTCTGGATTATCGGTGGCGATGGCTGGGCCTACGACATCGGTTATGGCGGGCTGGATCACGTGCTGGCCACAGGCGCCGACGTGAATATCCTGGTGCTGGATACCGAGGTCTATTCCAACACCGGCGGCCAGACCTCCAAGGCGACACCGCGCGGCGCTGTCGCCAAGTTCTCCGCCGGCGGCAAACCGACCGGTAAAAAGGACCTGGCCTTGCTGGCCATGGATTATGAAAACGTGTATGTGGCGCATGTGGCCTACGGAGCCAAGGATGTCCAGACCCTGCGCGCGTTTCTCGAAGCCGAGGCCCACGCCGGTCCGTCGCTGATCATCGCCTATTCGCCCTGTATCGCCCACGGCGTGGATCTGTCCAATAACCATCGCCAGCAAAACCTGGCGGTCGACAGCGGTCACTGGCCCCTGTTCCGATTTGATCCGGCGCGCGCTACCCAGGGCAAGAACCCGCTGCATCTCGATTCCGGTGAACCGTCGATTCCCTACCGGGAATTTGTGCAAACCGAAACCCGCTTCAGCATGTTGTGGCATACCCATCCGCAGGACGCCGAGCGGTTCCTGGCCGAGGCCCAGCAGGAGGTGCAACATCGCTACCATTATTACAAGCAGCTGTCCGAGCTGGAGTGGGACGGGGCAACCCGGGTTTCGGCCGTCAAGGCAAAGCTGAAACAGGATAACAACAAATCGACGGAGGACGCGTAGATGGTGGATATGACGACCGAGTATCTTGGCCTGAAGCTCGCCAACCCGCTGGTGCCTTCATCCTCGCCACTGACCGGTGATCGTGATTCGGTGATGCGATTGCGCGAGGCCGGTGCCCCGGCGATTGTTCTGCCATCGTTGTTTGAGGAAAAAATCGATCAGGAAGAACAGGAACTGGATCGTTTTATTCATCACCAGTCGATCGGCTTTGGTGAGATGGAAAGTTTTCATCCGGTACCGGATGACTTCAAGACCTGCCAGGACGAGTACCTGGAGTACCTGCAGAGGATAAAACAGGAACTGGATATCCCCGTCATTGCCAGCCTTAACGGTACCACCGCCGGCGGCTGGCTGGAATACGGGCAACAGTTGCAACAGGCCGGCGCCGATGCGCTGGAGCTGAACGTCTATTATATCGCCGGCAATGGCGAGGAAAGCGGTAATGACGTGGAGCAGCGTTATATCGATCTGCTGGAATCGTTGCAACAACACGTTACGATTCCGATTACTCTGAAACTTTCCCCCCAGTTCAGCTCGCCGGTCCATTTTATCAGTCGCCTGGAACAGGCCGGGGCGGCCGGGGTGGCGCTGTTTAACCGCTTTTATCTGCCGGACATCGATCCGGAGCAACTGATGGTCGAGCCGGCATTGCAACTGTCCATGCCGTATGAGTCGTTAATGCGAATCCGCTGGGCGGCCCTGTTGCATGGACGGGTTAACCTGTCGCTGGCGATGACCGGCGGTTTTCATAACGCACGCGATGGCATCAAGGCGTTGCTGGCAGGAGCCGACGTGGTGCATTTATGCAGTGTGCTGTTACAGCAAGGGCCGGAGTATCTGTCCGTGATTCTGGGCGAAATGCATCACTGGCTGGAAGAATACGAGTACGACTCGGTCAGCCAGATCAAGGGCAGCATGAGTTACCATAACGCGCCCGATCCCGGTGCCTATGAGCGGGTTAATTATATTACCGTCCTGGATAACTATACCTCGCCCAGAGGTGTATTGCGCTGAGAGACAATACAGTCCGGGAATTAAATAAAAGTTTCCGACACCCGATCACCCTGCGCAGGATGGATCAAGTGATAGACCCGACACAGCAACGCGGTGTCCGGCAATCGGCTGTTCCAGATTCATT of the Thiohalophilus sp. genome contains:
- a CDS encoding lysophospholipid acyltransferase family protein: MAVATLNNKPCNPFSLDEVFGKHVRYRPFRLMKNTLESLFGLRELARRYADLEPTADPQAFVQQAFENLDIDYVIEAGRLENIPQTGPAIVVANHPFGALEGMLLVDLLSQRRADIKIMANGLLNRIPELAPVFLGVNPYGHKAATRQNVTAMREASRWLKQGGLLVMFPAGDVASRRWANLSISEGPWDASVARLARLCDASVVPIQFAGHNSHLFCLAGLLPPICKTLLLPRELLNKSHGTVSLRIGKPFDKKRLVGFERMPDLAGYLRMRTCLLSQSEGGINSDRSILGDDALASILPPMDAVQLEKELSTLPQEQRLDTSGELQVWYARAAQIPLLLQEIGRQREISFRSVGEGTGKSSDIDLYDRFYLHLFVWDSRQKQVVGGYRLGLVDEILRNYGRRGLYSHSLFRYSRHFLQQISPAMELGRSFVRPEYQRNFSPLMLLWKGIGHYVAKNPRYANLFGPVSISNDYSGMSQRLLIRFLKQNLFDGTLGRHVKPRYPYRTAWKDGWNTMLREDISVDELSTLIAEIEEDDKGVPVLIRQYLKLGGGCWASMWIPGSSTVSMA
- the nifJ gene encoding pyruvate:ferredoxin (flavodoxin) oxidoreductase — its product is MSEPRTLTIDGNQAAATVAHKLNEVVAIYPITPASPMGEWADEWSSRGQVNLWGTVPHIVEMQSEGGAAGAIHGALQAGALTTTFTASQGLLLMIPNMYKIAGELTPTVFHVAARSLACQALSIFGDHSDVMSARMTGFGFLCANSPQEVMDMALIAQAASLEGQVPMVHFFDGFRTSHEVAKLQGLDDEVLAAMIRPEWVQRHRNNALSPEHPVLRGSSQNPDVYFQARETVNPFYEKLPGIVQQAMDRFAEQTGRQYRLFDYVGSEEAERVMILMGSGAEAAQETVAYLNHQGEKVGLLKVRLYRPFEADALIHALPTSVKKIAVLDRTKEPGADGEPLYKDVVTALAQHYCSGECRFDGMPTVIGGRYGLSSKEFTPGMIKAVFDELRGDKPKNHFTIGIHDDVTHTSLEWDPAFRTDAHAQTFQAMFYGLGSDGTVSANKNSIKIIGESTDLYAQGYFVYDSKKAGAVTVSHLRFGSQPIRSTYLIGDNDADFVACHQPVFLERFNMLDKAKQNAVFLLNSPEPADRVWQSLPRKMQQQIIDKQVRFYTVDAYAIAEQAGMGKRINTVMQTCFFAISGILPQEQAIKSIKDAVEKTYGKKGRRIVEINFKAIDETLARLHEVTIPGQVDSEFDVARPVPAKAPDFVQQVTGEIIAGHGDDVPVSRLPANGSYPLGTARYEKRNLALEIPVWEPELCTQCGKCPLVCPHAAIRSKIFSETELKSAPSDFKAHSMLGKDFPAGMMISYQVAPEDCTGCGLCVDICPIHDKSNASRKALNMAPQPPLREQERENFDFFLELPEYDRRELKVTTLKGSMVMEPLFEFSSACVGCGETPYLKLASQLFGDRMLVANATGCSSIYGGNLPTTPWSTNREGRGPAWNNSLFEDNAEFGLGMRIAVDKQREQARELIQALRDQLDNELVEAILNADQSSESGIHDQRQRVAQLREQLAKLKDARAQTLQELAENLIRKSVWIIGGDGWAYDIGYGGLDHVLATGADVNILVLDTEVYSNTGGQTSKATPRGAVAKFSAGGKPTGKKDLALLAMDYENVYVAHVAYGAKDVQTLRAFLEAEAHAGPSLIIAYSPCIAHGVDLSNNHRQQNLAVDSGHWPLFRFDPARATQGKNPLHLDSGEPSIPYREFVQTETRFSMLWHTHPQDAERFLAEAQQEVQHRYHYYKQLSELEWDGATRVSAVKAKLKQDNNKSTEDA
- a CDS encoding dihydroorotate dehydrogenase-like protein, with product MVDMTTEYLGLKLANPLVPSSSPLTGDRDSVMRLREAGAPAIVLPSLFEEKIDQEEQELDRFIHHQSIGFGEMESFHPVPDDFKTCQDEYLEYLQRIKQELDIPVIASLNGTTAGGWLEYGQQLQQAGADALELNVYYIAGNGEESGNDVEQRYIDLLESLQQHVTIPITLKLSPQFSSPVHFISRLEQAGAAGVALFNRFYLPDIDPEQLMVEPALQLSMPYESLMRIRWAALLHGRVNLSLAMTGGFHNARDGIKALLAGADVVHLCSVLLQQGPEYLSVILGEMHHWLEEYEYDSVSQIKGSMSYHNAPDPGAYERVNYITVLDNYTSPRGVLR